AACTGAGTCGATGCAAATAGGGTATGCTTCTGCCCTGGCAGAAGCGGTGGCCCGACTGGAACTCGGGGAAGGTTTCCAGGATCGCTCACAACGATGTCGAATTCGGGAAGTTTGGCAACTTCACCAGCTAAATCATGCACAACCAGGAGAATATCGGAATAAACCCCAACGTCCTCCGGACCCGGCGATCCTGTGATGGCACCCATTTCAGCGTCCAACTCAAGCCAATGGGGAAGGTTCATCGCCTGAAATTCGAGCACGTCAGCCTGCAAAAGATCGCTATCGTCGGAAGTAGGCTGGAAAGAATATGTCTCACCAACGGAAATCTGGCTCGCCGGCGTTCCACTCAGGACCGGAGCATCATTCGCGTTGTACACCGTAATAGTAAATGGTTCGGTCGCTGCGCTCAGCCCCACGAGATCCTGCACCAGCACGCGAATACCCTGATGCTCTCCCACATCTGAGGCTCCCGGTCTTCCACGCACCACGCCATGCTCGTCGATCGCCAACCAAGCAGGTGCATTTTCAAGTGAGTACGTAAGAACATCGCCAAAGAACGAATCTGGATCGCTGGCAGGCACCACAAACAGCAACGGATGATCTTCGCGCGCCGCGATACCCTCCCCGGGATCGAACTCCAGGGTCGGTGGATCCTCGCGATTAAGAACTTGTATTGAAAAGGGATCGAGTGATTGAATCGGCGAATTGCCGTCGTGTACGGAGATCACGATCCCGTCATAAATTCCAAGGTCGAAAATACCAGGTATTCCGAAAACCTCACCGGTCTGCGGGTCGAAGCTGGCCCAACCGGGGAGGTTGTCCACTTCGAAGTCCAGAAAGCCATCATCGTCAATGACAAGAGGTTTAAACGAGTAAGGCATTCCTTCGAATGCCTCGGGCGACGCCGCACCACTGATTACCGGCACAGCACTCACAATGATCGCAAAACTGGCTAGCGCTCCCGTTGCGGGGATGCGGTCGGACAGGCCAGCGGCGTCCGTAACGATAAATTCCAGGTTGTCGTACGTCCCCAGGTCGTCTGGCAATGGAAAACCAGAAATGGCACCCGTAATCGACGAAAACTCTGCCCAGGACGGCAGATTCATTGCGCTAAAGGTCAGAGTCTCCGTTCCGTGTACGAGATCTTCGTCAGTAACCGCCTGTTGCAACTCAAATGCCATCCCCGGCTCGGCCGTTACTGCAAATTGCGTGCAGCCATTGGCATCTCGATATCTGCAAAATGTTCCTTCTGGGAATTCCAGCACCGGGGCTTCATTCAAGTTTGCGACTTCTATCGTGAATGGTCCCAAGTCGGAGGCAGCCCCGGCCTGGTCAACCACACTCACCAATATGTCTGAATAGACACCTACCTCTGCGTCATCGAGAATCCCAAAGATGCGCCCGGTCTGAACATCGAACGTCGCCCACGACGGCAAGTTTGTCACAGAGAAAACATGGCTGTCGGCATAGGGCGGGAAACCCAGTTCATCGTCAGGATCGCTGAGCGCCGGCACAAATTCATATGGGCCCTCGGTGACTGATGTCAGAGCCGTTCCGGAGAGCACAGGGGCATCATTGCTATTGGTGACCACGATAGTGAGGCCGGGCGAGGTGGCACCTGTCACGCCATCGCTCACATTGATCGAAATTGTTCGGCTTGCCGGGTCGGCAAGGGTCAAGGTGTCGAAGTCTCTGAAGAATATATCGACGTCTTCGTTCGCAGGCGTGCCGGTAATCTCGCCGGTTGCAGTGTTCAGGTTCATCCAGGAGAGCAGTTTCTCGGCGGAAAATGTGAGGGTACGTCCCGGCACCACGCCCGAAAGCACCGGAGTGATGATCACTGAAGTGCCCTGCTCGATCACGGTGGGGCCTGAAAGACTCAAACTCAGGACATTGATCACTGAGATCGAGAATGGCGCCAGCGAAACGGGCTCGGAGTTGCCATCGCTGACGGAGATCGTGACTGGGCCGTAATCCCCCACCTCAGTGAGGCCTGGGGTCCCGGAGAGTTCGCCCGTGAACGTGTCAAAGCTTGCCCAGGAAGGAACGCCGATGGCCGAAAATTCCAGCGTATCGCCCGTATCGGGATCGGACACCGAAGGGCGGAAGAGATAAGGTGACTCCGCGATTGCTGTCATGGCCGGGCGGCCATAGATGCCCGGCGGCGTATTCGCAGGTCCGTCGCTGCAAGCCTGCGCGGTCAGCAATGAAACCTGGGGCCCAAGGTTGAAATCATTGTCGGCAAAGACGAGGTCCGTAAGGCTATCGGCATTAAAATCGTCCAGCCCCATCGCGCCGGGATAGACGCCCACGCTGGGCGCTTCGAGGAGCGCAAAAGTGCCGGAGGCGACCCCGCCCATGGACTCGCCGATCAGAATGGTTCCCGTCCCATCAGAGCCCGTCCCCCCGAAATAGTTCACGGCAACGAGGTCGAGGACGCCGTCGCCGTTCAGATCTGCGCTCTGAATCTTCGCAGGTTCCGCTCCCAGATCGAAAACGTTGCCGAGAGTGAAACTCCCGTCGCCTGCGCCGACGAGCACGCGGGCAAAGCCCGTTCCGTCGAAGCCGACATCGGCATAGACGACATCCTGAATGCCGTCTCCCGTAAAGTCCCCGGCCGTGACGCCAGGACCATACGAATAGTCTCCGATTGAAAGCGTAGAGGCCGAGAAGAAGTCACCCGCAAAGTATTCGAGCGGATCCTGACCGCCAAGAACCTGAAGCCCTGGAGGGACGGCGCCGTAGTTGCCATCGTGAATCACCGCGAGGTCGAGGAAGGGATCGCCGTTGAAATCACCCTCGACAAACGCAGTGGGATACCCGATCAGATTCTCCACATTCCAGAGCGGAAGATCGAGGCCTCCGAAGTTGAGGAACACTTCGACGGCGCCGTAGGGGTAGTAATATCCCGCTCCCAGGGCGACGATGTCGCGCAGGCCGTCACCGTCTACATCGAGAAGCCTCACATCGATAGGATTGCGGTCGCTGTAGATCGTAACGCCGGTATCGAAATATCCCGACGCCGCAGAACCGTTGCCCGCGAGCACGTAGAGGCCTACGTCCGGATCGGCTGCTACCAAATCCAGCACGCCATCGTCAGTGACATCGCCGATCTCTCCGGTCAGGAAATACCCGCTGTGAATCGTCGTAACCGGCGACGCGAAGGTGCCGTCGGGTACGCCGTCAAAAAGGTTTCCCGTAAACACGCTCACGAATGAGAGTGGGCTACTCGCCACAGGGCCCTGGCAGAACTCATCCCCCGGCAGGCAGCATTCTTCAACTTCAGGATTGCACTCACCGGCCCCCTCATCGAATGTCTCACCGATCACGATAATGTCGGGAGCGCCGTCAAGGTTGATGTCCTCTACGATGAGATCGCGGATGCTCTCGTTGGGAGTGAGCTCGAGCGAGAGAGACTCGCGCGTGGGATAAGTCAGGTTCGCTACGGGAGAGCACTCCCCTCCCCCACCGGCTCCGACCTCTAGCACCTCGATATTGAAGGCCGCGAGCGAAGCCGCCTCCCCCTGGGAGTCCGTCACCGTAAGCACGATGCCTTGATACAGCCCGATGTCGGCGTTCTGCGGCGTGCCGGTGAGCGTGCCCGTGTCCGCATCCAGACTTGCCCAGGAGGGGATGTTCTCCGCCGTGAAGATGAGGTAGTCACCGCTCGCCAAGTTCTCATCGAAGGCGATCGGCGTGAAGGTGTATTCGCTCCCCGCTTCGAGCGTGGTTGCGGGAATTCCATAGATTTCCGGCGCTGCGTTCTCGCCGGTCACCGAAATACTGAAGGCCGGCAGGCTCGCGCGGGCGCCTGCCACATCGACCACCGTGAGCTGGATATTCTCGTAGAGCCCCAGATCACTCTGCGCAGGGATTCCGGTCATGGCACCGTTCGACGCGTCAAAAATCGCCCACTCTGGAAGGCCAGCGATTTCAAAGCTCAGCACATCGCCGTGGGTGAGGTCTGGATCGTCCGCCTCCGGGACAAAGGCATACGTCGCACCAACCTCCACCATGTCGGCCGGTTCTCCGGAGATCACCGGCGGGTCGTTGAGGTTGATGACCTCGATGGTGAACGGTCCGAGCACCCCGCTGGCGCCCAGGTCGTCTGTCGCCGTGATGGTGATGTCCTCATAGAAGCCAACGTCTGCGTTCCCGGGCGAACCATCTAGCGCGCCAGTCACCTCATCGAAACTCGCCCAGGGCGGGAGATTTTCGATGGTGAGCGTCAGCGGCGAGTCGCCCTCGACCGCGTCGTCTAAAAGGGTCGGCGTGAGGGAATACGTCCCGCCTTGGACAACACTTGGCGGCGGCGCGCCGGCCACGACCGGCGCGTCATTGACTGGCCGGACGAAGATGACACCTGCGCCCTCTCCGATCCCACCGGCCTCATCGTAGATCCGGAAGACAAACGTGTCCGTGCCCGAAGCGTCAGGTGCAGGCGTGAACTCAAAAACCCCTTCAAAGGAGTTCAGGAGTGCCAGCGTGCCAAGGATCGGATACGTAACGATCTCATAGCGCCGCGCGGGTCCATCCGGATCGCTTGAGGAGAACTGACCGAGAAGCGGCGCGGCGTCTTCTTCCACGATAATTGTCGCAGGCGCTGCAACCGGCGGATCATTGACCGGGTTGACTGTGATGGTTGCCGTGACCACAGGGGAGCTTGCGCCGTCGGGGTCCCGAATCACAAACTTGAAGAAGTCCTCTCCGCTGAACTCGGTGTCCGGGGTATAGGTGATCGAGAGCGGCGCCGCCCCCCGGCTCGCACTCAGGCGCCCGTTTGACGGCGCCCGCACGACGGCGGCTTTCAGGTCTGGCTCGTCCGACTCGATATCTGTGCCGGTGAGTATCTGAACCGCCGACACGGTGTCTTCGTCAAGCACGATAGGCGGAAGCGCGGCGGCGGTAGGCGGATCGTTCACTGCAATGACTTCGATCGCGACCGTGACCGTCTCCGAATAGACAGCGCCGTCGAACGCGCGCACCTGCAGAAAATCGCTGCCGAATTCATTGGCAAGGGGCTCATAGCGCAGCGTTCCGGCGTTTGCGTCGAGCAGCGTGACACTGCCGATGTTGCCGTTTGCAACGATCTCGAAAGTGAGCGGATCACTGTCCTGGTCAAATGCCGTCAGTGACGCCTCGAGCGGCGTGTCCTCGTTCGTGGTGAAACTCGCGGCAAGGATCACCGGAGCATCGTTGACGTTGAGAACCTCAATCGTAAATTGCGGGAGCGACGCCGAAGCGTTCTGACTATCAAACACCGAAAGCAAGATGGGCCCGTGCACACCCACGTCCACCTGTTCTGGTGTTCCCGAGAGCGCTCCCGTCACCGAGTCGAGCGCAAGCCAGCCGGGCAGCCCGATCGCCTCGAATCGCAACGTATCGCCGTGGATTGAGTCCTCATCAGTCGCACTTGGAGTGAACAGATAGGGTGTGTCCTCACCGGTCACTGTAAGCGGCGCACCGGCGATGGTCGGTACATCGTTCACGTTCTGCACTTTAATGGTGAAGGCGGGAAGCTCTGCCGCTTCGCCCATCAGGTCCCGGACCCGGATGATGATGCCGGCATAGACGCCCACGTCGGAGTTGGTGGGGGTGCCAGACAACGCCCCGGTTACCGCATCAAAATTCGACCAAGAAGGCTGGTTCTCGATCTCGAAGCTCAACACATCCCCATGCATGAGATCTTCGTCTTCAGCGCTCGGGGCGAAAAGGTAGGTCGTGTCCTCATCCAGCACCGTCAGCGGCTCTCCCCCAATCGTCGGCGCGCCGTTCAAATTTGCTACCTCGATGCTGAACGCGGGCAGAGATGCCTCCGTGCCAAAGCTATCGGCCACGCGGATGACAATGCCCTCGTAGACGCCCACATCGTTGTTTCCCGGTGTGCCTGAGAGCCCGCCCGTCGCTGGGTCGAAACTCGTCCACAGCGGCTGGTTTTCAATTTCGAAGGTGAGAAGATCTCCGAAAGCCAGATCGGGGTCCGAGGCGGCCGGGACAAAGGAATACACCATGTCCTCTTCGGCGTTGCCTGCGGGCGCACCCAGGATGCTCGGCGCGCCGTTCACGCGGAAGGAAATACTTGCGGGCTCCGATACGTTGCCCACCACATCGGCGATCGTCGCCGTCAAAGAAGCCGGGCCTGACGAAAGCGGAGCCTGCGGCGTGCACTGCGCCTCATCTTGCGTGAGCACTGCGCAGCTCACCGGAAGAAATGTCCCATCGAGCTCAAAAACGAGTGAGTCGGGGTCGATTGCTGCTCCCTCGGAGCTGTAGGAGACCTCGATTTGCGGAGATGCTTCACCAATGAAAGCACGGTCATCAGGCAAGACAAATGCAATTTCGGGTGCGCTGACGCCCCCTCCCAGGTCGAGATCGTGAATCTTCACGCAGCCCAGTCCGTCCTTGCCCAACTCGTCCAGAGTCTCCCCGGCCGCGCTCACGTGGGCGATCTCGAACTTGCTTGCAACCCACACCGAGCCGTCCCCGCGATTTGTCACCAGTGCAAGCACCTGCCGGGAACCAGAATCACCTCCAGAGTTCCCGCCGGGAAAGCCAAAGAGCAGACCGCCTTTGCCTGAACCGCCGCCACGCGCTGGGGATTTGCTCCTGTGAGGTCCGTCATTGGAGCCGCTCTCGCAACCTCCCTCGACGTGGCCGTCGTGACCATCGTGGTGGTCGTACCCGTCGCCAAAGATATATGTCTTGCCAGATTTTCCGCCCGGCACGGCGAACGGCTGCGCGGAGGCGAGTTCCTGTCCGCCGGCATCCCAATAGAGAATTTCCTTGCCGCTCGAGAACCAAACATTGCCCGCCCCATCGCTCGAGAGATGATCGGGGTCAGCAACAAATCGCACGAGCAGCAACGATCCCGTTGCCGAGAAGCGTTTGATCACGCCTCTGATCGCGACCCACAGATCCCCCGTCGAATCGTCGGACTCGATATCCTGGACTTTCTCAAAGAAAAACACCGGCAACGTCCGCGCAACCGATCCGTTGTCGCGGTAGGCGGTAATACTCTTGTCCGTCGCCGCCCAAAGATATTCGGTGAACTCGTCAAAGCTCACGGCTTTGGCGTTGCGCGGTAAAGCGATGGTCTCGAGCAGCTCCCCATACTCGTTGAAGTGATGCAGGTTCCTCGATTCGGCGAGCCAGACCGAGCCATTGCCGGGGTTCACATCCAGATCGAGATTCTGCACGTCGTCGCCGTTGTTGTCCCGTCGACGATCACCGTCGCGTCCATCGTTGCGGCCGTCGTCACGCCGATCATTGCGCCCCAACGTCTTGCCTGAAGTGCGATGAGGAGAACCACCATGGCCCGGAACCTCGGCGTCATAGAGGAGCGTTCCCGCAACGTCATAGCCGCGTAGCCGGTCGCGGCCCGCCGCCCACACAATTCCCCGCACTGAATCGACAACGACCGCCAGCACGTTCCCGGGATCGCTGACAGAGAGCAGAATGGAGGCGTCATCCCCATCCACCTGCAACAGACCCTCGAACTGGC
The DNA window shown above is from Chrysiogenia bacterium and carries:
- a CDS encoding tandem-95 repeat protein, with translation MGKQQNLRIKLIGTILAAVAGMGLVFSCAPAWAQGAPSQSNLWVGQFEGLLQVDGDDASILLSVSDPGNVLAVVVDSVRGIVWAAGRDRLRGYDVAGTLLYDAEVPGHGGSPHRTSGKTLGRNDRRDDGRNDGRDGDRRRDNNGDDVQNLDLDVNPGNGSVWLAESRNLHHFNEYGELLETIALPRNAKAVSFDEFTEYLWAATDKSITAYRDNGSVARTLPVFFFEKVQDIESDDSTGDLWVAIRGVIKRFSATGSLLLVRFVADPDHLSSDGAGNVWFSSGKEILYWDAGGQELASAQPFAVPGGKSGKTYIFGDGYDHHDGHDGHVEGGCESGSNDGPHRSKSPARGGGSGKGGLLFGFPGGNSGGDSGSRQVLALVTNRGDGSVWVASKFEIAHVSAAGETLDELGKDGLGCVKIHDLDLGGGVSAPEIAFVLPDDRAFIGEASPQIEVSYSSEGAAIDPDSLVFELDGTFLPVSCAVLTQDEAQCTPQAPLSSGPASLTATIADVVGNVSEPASISFRVNGAPSILGAPAGNAEEDMVYSFVPAASDPDLAFGDLLTFEIENQPLWTSFDPATGGLSGTPGNNDVGVYEGIVIRVADSFGTEASLPAFSIEVANLNGAPTIGGEPLTVLDEDTTYLFAPSAEDEDLMHGDVLSFEIENQPSWSNFDAVTGALSGTPTNSDVGVYAGIIIRVRDLMGEAAELPAFTIKVQNVNDVPTIAGAPLTVTGEDTPYLFTPSATDEDSIHGDTLRFEAIGLPGWLALDSVTGALSGTPEQVDVGVHGPILLSVFDSQNASASLPQFTIEVLNVNDAPVILAASFTTNEDTPLEASLTAFDQDSDPLTFEIVANGNIGSVTLLDANAGTLRYEPLANEFGSDFLQVRAFDGAVYSETVTVAIEVIAVNDPPTAAALPPIVLDEDTVSAVQILTGTDIESDEPDLKAAVVRAPSNGRLSASRGAAPLSITYTPDTEFSGEDFFKFVIRDPDGASSPVVTATITVNPVNDPPVAAPATIIVEEDAAPLLGQFSSSDPDGPARRYEIVTYPILGTLALLNSFEGVFEFTPAPDASGTDTFVFRIYDEAGGIGEGAGVIFVRPVNDAPVVAGAPPPSVVQGGTYSLTPTLLDDAVEGDSPLTLTIENLPPWASFDEVTGALDGSPGNADVGFYEDITITATDDLGASGVLGPFTIEVINLNDPPVISGEPADMVEVGATYAFVPEADDPDLTHGDVLSFEIAGLPEWAIFDASNGAMTGIPAQSDLGLYENIQLTVVDVAGARASLPAFSISVTGENAAPEIYGIPATTLEAGSEYTFTPIAFDENLASGDYLIFTAENIPSWASLDADTGTLTGTPQNADIGLYQGIVLTVTDSQGEAASLAAFNIEVLEVGAGGGGECSPVANLTYPTRESLSLELTPNESIRDLIVEDINLDGAPDIIVIGETFDEGAGECNPEVEECCLPGDEFCQGPVASSPLSFVSVFTGNLFDGVPDGTFASPVTTIHSGYFLTGEIGDVTDDGVLDLVAADPDVGLYVLAGNGSAASGYFDTGVTIYSDRNPIDVRLLDVDGDGLRDIVALGAGYYYPYGAVEVFLNFGGLDLPLWNVENLIGYPTAFVEGDFNGDPFLDLAVIHDGNYGAVPPGLQVLGGQDPLEYFAGDFFSASTLSIGDYSYGPGVTAGDFTGDGIQDVVYADVGFDGTGFARVLVGAGDGSFTLGNVFDLGAEPAKIQSADLNGDGVLDLVAVNYFGGTGSDGTGTILIGESMGGVASGTFALLEAPSVGVYPGAMGLDDFNADSLTDLVFADNDFNLGPQVSLLTAQACSDGPANTPPGIYGRPAMTAIAESPYLFRPSVSDPDTGDTLEFSAIGVPSWASFDTFTGELSGTPGLTEVGDYGPVTISVSDGNSEPVSLAPFSISVINVLSLSLSGPTVIEQGTSVIITPVLSGVVPGRTLTFSAEKLLSWMNLNTATGEITGTPANEDVDIFFRDFDTLTLADPASRTISINVSDGVTGATSPGLTIVVTNSNDAPVLSGTALTSVTEGPYEFVPALSDPDDELGFPPYADSHVFSVTNLPSWATFDVQTGRIFGILDDAEVGVYSDILVSVVDQAGAASDLGPFTIEVANLNEAPVLEFPEGTFCRYRDANGCTQFAVTAEPGMAFELQQAVTDEDLVHGTETLTFSAMNLPSWAEFSSITGAISGFPLPDDLGTYDNLEFIVTDAAGLSDRIPATGALASFAIIVSAVPVISGAASPEAFEGMPYSFKPLVIDDDGFLDFEVDNLPGWASFDPQTGEVFGIPGIFDLGIYDGIVISVHDGNSPIQSLDPFSIQVLNREDPPTLEFDPGEGIAAREDHPLLFVVPASDPDSFFGDVLTYSLENAPAWLAIDEHGVVRGRPGASDVGEHQGIRVLVQDLVGLSAATEPFTITVYNANDAPVLSGTPASQISVGETYSFQPTSDDSDLLQADVLEFQAMNLPHWLELDAEMGAITGSPGPEDVGVYSDILLVVHDLAGEVAKLPEFDIVVSDPGNLPRVPVGPPLLPGQKHTLFASTQ